In Cryptomeria japonica chromosome 10, Sugi_1.0, whole genome shotgun sequence, a genomic segment contains:
- the LOC131859171 gene encoding uncharacterized protein LOC131859171 translates to MTIENDEATTNSEIEENEAIKRNNTEYEWEIISRLHHGQNIQFLEIDMLGRRDIDRHTDWFADYQGVSMILVGDLGQLPPVNDKPTYTSNRREKLLWEEFKIVVTLDKIFRQDGENIQQQIFRQLLTNLRDANPQIDDWKLLATKAGSVNVAEDCSTDEFDLELLISKNARVMLTSNLWIQVGLVNGALGYVQKIVYKTGSAPPNLLTYVMVDFDNYLGLPFEDHHPNTIPIIAIQKGRTLQLPLRLAWALTIHKSQGLTLPKTTIDIGPRERTGLIFVAVSRVNS, encoded by the exons ATGACTATAGAAAATGATGAGGCTACTACTAATTCAGAAATTGAAGAGAATGAAGccattaagagaaataacacaGAGTATGAATGGGAAATCATATCTAGGTTGCATCATGGTCAAAATATACAATTTTTAGAAATAGATATGTTGGGGAGAAGAGACATTGATAGACATACAGATTGGTTTGCTGATTATCAAG GTGTATCTATGATTCTTGTAGGAGATTTGGGCCAATTGCCTCCAGTTAATGACAAACCAACATATACCAGTAATAGACGAGAAAAGCTACTATGGGAGGAATTCAAAATTGTGGTTACTTTGGATAAAATATTCAGACAAGATGGAGAAAATATCCAACAACAAATATTTcgtcaacttttgacaaatctaagGGATGCAAACCCACAAATTGATGATTGGAAGCT TCTTGCAACAAAAGCAGGAAGTGTTAATGTAGCAGAAGATTGTTCAACTGATGAATTTGATCTAGAGTTATTGATCAGTAAGAATGCAAGGGTCATGCTAACTTCAAATCTCTGGATACAAGTAGGTCTTGTAAATGGTGCTTTGGGATATGTTCAAAAAATTGTCTACAAGACAGGAAGTGCTCCACCTAACCTACTGACATATGTGATGGTTGACTTTGATAATTATTTAGGATTACCATTTGAAGATCATCATCCAAATACAATTCCAATAATAGCAATACAAAAGGGAAGAACACTTCAGCTACCATTGAGATTGGCATGGGCATTGACTATACATAAATCTCAAGGATTGACTCTTCCAAAAACAACTATCGATATAGGACCGAGGGAAAGAACTGGATTAATATTTGTTGCAGTATCTCGAGTAAACTCTTAG